A genomic stretch from Hemicordylus capensis ecotype Gifberg chromosome 5, rHemCap1.1.pri, whole genome shotgun sequence includes:
- the APOLD1 gene encoding apolipoprotein L domain-containing protein 1: MEWHVSLPTLDSTRHFHYVLLAQRGQLRDHIKNLHEISRRINKLHRRSLIANFAGSSLSAAGAITAIVGLSLSPATLGASLLASGVGLGVAAAGGAVTVTWDLSSALSNSREVKRVKEIALACHSQMRELMHCLEFLHCKQGTMDITLQQAERNACVALYNSICFMVFCGSQGFLVPEHTEEVTKASHVVLKAKVQKLAENLEACARPMDEICELLETRKEFPWKTRTPASWDGRHQNRS; encoded by the coding sequence GGGCAGCTACGTGACCACATCAAGAACCTCCACGAGATCTCACGGAGAATCAACAAACTGCACAGGCGCTCTCTGATTGCCAATTTCGCTGGGAGTTCTTTAAGTGCAGCCGGCGCAATCACAGCCATTGTGGGGCTGTCCCTGAGCCCTGCTACTTTGGGGGCATCTCTTCTGGCTTCTGGTGTGGGGTTAGGAGTGGCGGCTGCAGGAGGAGCAGTCACGGTGACCTGGGATCTCTCCTCAGCGCTCTCCAATTCCAGGGAAGTGAAGAGAGTAAAGGAGATTGCCCTGGCCTGCCACAGCCAGATGAGGGAACTGATGCATTGCCTGGAATTCCTGCACTGCAAACAAGGCACCATGGACATCACCTTACAGCAGGCTGAGAGAAATGCTTGTGTTGCACTGTATAACTCCATCTGCTTCATGGTGTTCTGCGGCTCACAAGGCTTCTTGGTCCCAGAACACACAGAAGAGGTGACAAAAGCAAGCCATGTGGTGCTCAAGGCAAAAGTCCAGAAGTTGGCAGAAAACTTGGAAGCCTGTGCAAGACCAATGGATGAAATCTGTGAACTTCTAGAGACCAGGAAAGAATTTCCCTGGAAGACAAGAACACCAGCATCCTGGGATGGCAGGCATCAGAATCGCTCCTGA
- the DDX47 gene encoding probable ATP-dependent RNA helicase DDX47 isoform X1: MATDMEREEVLEETVKTFKELGVTDVLCEACDQLGWKTPTKIQVEALPVALQGRDIIGLAETGSGKTGAFALPILQALLEAPQRFFALVLTPTRELAFQISEQFEALGSSIGVQCTVIVGGIDMMAQSLALAKKPHVIIATPGRLIDHLENTKGFNLRALKYLVMDEADRILNMDFETEVDKILKVIPRDRKTFLFSATMTKKVQKLQRAALKNPVKCAVSSKYQTVEKLQQYYIFIPSKFKDSYLVYILNELAGNSFMIFCSTCNNTQRTALLLRNLGFTAIPLHGQMNQNKRLGSLNKFKAKTRSILLATDVASRGLDIPHVDVVINFDIPTHSKDYIHRVGRTARAGRSGKSITFVTQYDVELFQRIEHLIGKKLPAFPTQEEEVMMLTERVAEAQRFARMELRQQGEKKKRSREEANEDDDAEGAMGVRNKVAGGKKKKWKA; this comes from the exons ATGGCGACGGACATGGAGCGGGAGGAAGTGTTGGAGGAGACCGTGAAAACGTTTAAGGAACTG GGCGTGACTGATGTACTGTGTGAAGCCTGTGATCAGCTGGGATGGAAGACACCAACAAAGATCCAAGTGGAAGCTCTTCCAGTTGCACTCCAAG GCCGTGACATCATTGGTTTAGCAGAGACGGGATCTGGAAAAACAGGGGCTTTTGCTTTGCCTATCCTTCAAGCACTGCTGGAGGCACCTCAGCGCTTCTTTGCTTTGGTGCTTACTCCTACCCGGGAGCTAGCCTTTCAGATCTCGGAGCAGTTTGAGGCTCTTGGATCTTCCATTGGTGTCCAGTGCA CTGTTATCGTGGGAGGAATTGACATGATGGCCCAGTCGTTGGCCCTAGCTAAGAAACCACATGTAATCATTG CTACACCTGGCCGCCTTATCGATCACCTCGAAAACACAAAGGGCTTCAACTTGAGAGCTCTGAAGTATCTCGTCATGGATGAAGCTGACCGGATCCTCAACATGGACTTTGAAACAGAG gTAGACAAGATCCTGAAAGTGATTCCCAGAGACAGAAAGACATTTCTCTTTTCTGCTACCATGACTAAAAAG GTGCAAAAACTTCAGCGTGCAGCTCTTAAGAACCCTGTTAAATGTGCAGTTTCGTCTAAGTACCAGACAGTGGAAAAACTGCAGCAGTACTATATTTTCATCCCTTCCAAGTTCAAG GACAGTTATTTAGTCTATATTCTGAATGAACTTGCTGGGAATTCATTCATGATTTTCTGCAGTACTTGCAACAACACtcagagaacagcccttctgctTCGGAATCTGGGGTTCACAGCCATTCCCCTCCATGGACAGATGAACCAG AATAAGCGATTAGGGTCACTGAACAAGTTCAAGGCGAAAACACGTTCCATTCTGTTGGCTACAGACGTTGCTAGTAGAGGCCTGGACATCCCCCATGTTGATGTAGTGATAAACTTTGATATCCCTACCCATTCCAAG GATTACATTCATCGGGTGGGGAGAACTGCTCGAGCTGGGCGATCTGGGAAATCCATAACATTTGTCACACA gtatgATGTGGAGCTCTTCCAGCGCATTGAGCACCTAATTGGCAAGAagttgcctgccttccccacgcAAGAGGAGGAGGTCATGATGCTGACTGAGCGCGTGGCTGAAGCACAGAGATTTGCACGGATG GAATTGCGACAGCAAGGGGAAAAGAAGAAGCGCTCCCGAGAAGAGGCCAACGAAGATGATGACGCAGAGGGAGCAATGGGTGTCAGGAACAAAGTGGCTGGCGggaaaaagaagaaatggaaagcGTGA
- the DDX47 gene encoding probable ATP-dependent RNA helicase DDX47 isoform X2 has translation MATDMEREEVLEETVKTFKELGVTDVLCEACDQLGWKTPTKIQVEALPVALQAVIVGGIDMMAQSLALAKKPHVIIATPGRLIDHLENTKGFNLRALKYLVMDEADRILNMDFETEVDKILKVIPRDRKTFLFSATMTKKVQKLQRAALKNPVKCAVSSKYQTVEKLQQYYIFIPSKFKDSYLVYILNELAGNSFMIFCSTCNNTQRTALLLRNLGFTAIPLHGQMNQNKRLGSLNKFKAKTRSILLATDVASRGLDIPHVDVVINFDIPTHSKDYIHRVGRTARAGRSGKSITFVTQYDVELFQRIEHLIGKKLPAFPTQEEEVMMLTERVAEAQRFARMELRQQGEKKKRSREEANEDDDAEGAMGVRNKVAGGKKKKWKA, from the exons ATGGCGACGGACATGGAGCGGGAGGAAGTGTTGGAGGAGACCGTGAAAACGTTTAAGGAACTG GGCGTGACTGATGTACTGTGTGAAGCCTGTGATCAGCTGGGATGGAAGACACCAACAAAGATCCAAGTGGAAGCTCTTCCAGTTGCACTCCAAG CTGTTATCGTGGGAGGAATTGACATGATGGCCCAGTCGTTGGCCCTAGCTAAGAAACCACATGTAATCATTG CTACACCTGGCCGCCTTATCGATCACCTCGAAAACACAAAGGGCTTCAACTTGAGAGCTCTGAAGTATCTCGTCATGGATGAAGCTGACCGGATCCTCAACATGGACTTTGAAACAGAG gTAGACAAGATCCTGAAAGTGATTCCCAGAGACAGAAAGACATTTCTCTTTTCTGCTACCATGACTAAAAAG GTGCAAAAACTTCAGCGTGCAGCTCTTAAGAACCCTGTTAAATGTGCAGTTTCGTCTAAGTACCAGACAGTGGAAAAACTGCAGCAGTACTATATTTTCATCCCTTCCAAGTTCAAG GACAGTTATTTAGTCTATATTCTGAATGAACTTGCTGGGAATTCATTCATGATTTTCTGCAGTACTTGCAACAACACtcagagaacagcccttctgctTCGGAATCTGGGGTTCACAGCCATTCCCCTCCATGGACAGATGAACCAG AATAAGCGATTAGGGTCACTGAACAAGTTCAAGGCGAAAACACGTTCCATTCTGTTGGCTACAGACGTTGCTAGTAGAGGCCTGGACATCCCCCATGTTGATGTAGTGATAAACTTTGATATCCCTACCCATTCCAAG GATTACATTCATCGGGTGGGGAGAACTGCTCGAGCTGGGCGATCTGGGAAATCCATAACATTTGTCACACA gtatgATGTGGAGCTCTTCCAGCGCATTGAGCACCTAATTGGCAAGAagttgcctgccttccccacgcAAGAGGAGGAGGTCATGATGCTGACTGAGCGCGTGGCTGAAGCACAGAGATTTGCACGGATG GAATTGCGACAGCAAGGGGAAAAGAAGAAGCGCTCCCGAGAAGAGGCCAACGAAGATGATGACGCAGAGGGAGCAATGGGTGTCAGGAACAAAGTGGCTGGCGggaaaaagaagaaatggaaagcGTGA